The genomic segment CGGCGTTGAGCTTCTGCTGCATCGCGGCGTCGGACCGCTTCTGGGTGTTCTGCAACAGCGCCACCAACAGGAAGGTGATGATCGTGGTGAGGGTGTTGATGATCAGCTGCCAGGTGTCCAGATCGGTGAACGACAGGGTGGGCGCCCACACCACCACGATCAGCACGCACAGGCAGAAGAACCAGGCCTGTGAGACATGGTCGCCGACGGTGGTCGCGAAGCGATCGAAGACCGACGGCGTACCCGCCTCGGACGGCATGATCGGATGGTGGGGATGAGAATTGTTGCCGGACATCGCGACTCCTGTGACTCGGCGGACGTGCCCGCGATACCCCGGGTGGCGTGCGGGAAACCGGACCGGACGGTTGCCAGAGCTTTCTCACGAACTCCGGTTATCTTTTCCGCCGTGCGAAAGTTATTGCGTCCGTTGTCGGTGGTCGCGGGTGTGTGCGCGGTATTGCCGGCCGCGGCCCAGGCCGGGCCGCCGCCCACCCTGACCGCGGGTGTCGCGGCCTATACCGTCGATGTGAATGTGCCCGACGGGAATCCGGACGGCAAGGTGTTCTATTCCGAGGGGCTCAGCGCCGCCGCGGTACTGCCGAAATCGCTCGCGGAGGCCGCGACGGTATTACCGGGTGCGCGGCCGGCGAATGTCATCGCCGACAAGGACGGGCACGTGGTGTGGCGTTACGAGCCGCCGGCGGGCCAGGATGTCAGCAATTTCCGCACCCAGACCTATCAGGGCCACAAGGTGCTCACCTGGTGGCAGGGCACCACCGGGATCGGGCACGGCAGCGGCGCCGACTACATCGCCGACGAGCACTACGACATCATCGCCACGGTCACCCCGGGCGAGGGCTACACCTCCGATGTGCACGAATTCCGGCTCACCCCGGACGGCCGGGCGCTGATCACCTCCTACCGCGAGGTGCCCGCCGACCTGACCGCGATCGGCGGCCCGGCCGACGGCACGGTACTGGACACCGTCGCCTCGATCGTCGACGTGGCGTCCGGGAACGTGCTGTTCCGCTGGAGCGCGCTGGACCACGTCCCGCTCACCGACACCCGGATACCGAAGCCGCAGACCCCGGGCACGGCGCCGGATCCGTACCACATGAACTCG from the Nocardia sp. BMG111209 genome contains:
- a CDS encoding arylsulfotransferase family protein is translated as MRKLLRPLSVVAGVCAVLPAAAQAGPPPTLTAGVAAYTVDVNVPDGNPDGKVFYSEGLSAAAVLPKSLAEAATVLPGARPANVIADKDGHVVWRYEPPAGQDVSNFRTQTYQGHKVLTWWQGTTGIGHGSGADYIADEHYDIIATVTPGEGYTSDVHEFRLTPDGRALITSYREVPADLTAIGGPADGTVLDTVASIVDVASGNVLFRWSALDHVPLTDTRIPKPQTPGTAPDPYHMNSIALDPQGNLVISMRDTSTVYDVDTHTGDIRWQLGGARSTFALGPGVQFAYQHDAEFADDTTLRLFDNNSADPTSSLGPSSVEWIHLDLATGQATLVRDQPHPQQITAYAMGNAQALPDGSTLVGWGTASHISEFAANGQLLYDARLPSGTYRAYLDAWP
- a CDS encoding low affinity iron permease family protein, giving the protein MSGNNSHPHHPIMPSEAGTPSVFDRFATTVGDHVSQAWFFCLCVLIVVVWAPTLSFTDLDTWQLIINTLTTIITFLLVALLQNTQKRSDAAMQQKLNAVADGLADLMRALHSDDRPLAADRRELLAAVGLENRESSD